Proteins from a genomic interval of Eulemur rufifrons isolate Redbay chromosome 10, OSU_ERuf_1, whole genome shotgun sequence:
- the CXXC5 gene encoding CXXC-type zinc finger protein 5, whose protein sequence is MSSLGGGSQDTSGSSSSSNTNGSGGSGPKVGAADKSAAVAAAAPASVADDAPPPERRNKSGIISEPLNKSLRRSRPLSHYSSFGGSGGSGGGSMMGGESADKAAAATAASLLANGHDLAAAMAVDKSNPTSKHKSGAVASLLSKAERATELAAEGHLTLQQFAQSTEMLKRVVQEHLPLMSEAGAGLPDMEAVAGAEALNGQSDFPYLGAFPINPGLFIMTPAGVFLAESALHMAGLAEYPMQGELASAISSGKKKRKRCGMCAPCRRRINCEQCSSCRNRKTGHQICKFRKCEELKKKPSAALEKVMLPTGAAFRWFQ, encoded by the exons ATGTCGAGCCTCGGCGGTGGCTCCCAGGACaccagtggcagcagcagcagcagcaacaccaatggcagtggtggcagtggcccAAAGGTGGGAGCGGCAGACAAGAGTGCAGCAGTGGCTGCTGCTGCGCCAGCCTCAGTGGCAGATGACGCACCACCCCCCGAGCGTCGGAACAAGAGCGGCATCATCAGTGAACCCCTCAACAAGAGCCTGCGCCGTTCCCGCCCGCTCTCCCACTACTCTTCCTTTGGTGGCAGCGGCGGCAGCGGTGGCGGCAGCATGATGGGCGGGGAGTCTGCTGATAAGGCTGCGGCGGCCACAGCCGCCTCCCTGTTGGCCAATGGGCATGACCTGGCAGCAGCCATGGCGGTGGACAAGAGCAACCCTACCTCAAAGCACAAAAGTGGTGCTGTGGCCAGCCTGCTGAGCAAGGCAGAGCGGGCCACGGAGCTGGCAGCCGAGGGACATCTGACGCTGCAGCAGTTTGCGCAGTCCACAGAGATGCTGAAGCGCGTGGTACAGGAGCACCTGCCGCTGATGAGCGAGGCAGGCGCTGGCCTGCCTGACATGGAGGCCGTGGCTGGAGCCGAAGCCCTCAACGGCCAGTCCGACTTCCCCTACCTGGGCGCTTTCCCCATCAACCCAGGCCTCTTCATCATGACCCCGGCAGGTGTGTTCCTGGCCGAGAGTGCGCTGCACATGGCCGGCCTGGCCGAGTACCCCATGCAGGGAGAGCTGGCCTCCGCCATCAGCTCGGGCAAGAAGAAGCGGAAACGCTGCGGCATGTGCGCGCCCTGCCGGCGGCGCATCAACTGCGAGCAGTGCAGCAGTTGTAGGAACCGAAAGACTGGCCATCAGATTTGCAAATTCAGAAAATGTGAGGAACTCAAAAAGAAGCCTTCTGCTGCTCTGGAG AAGGTGATGCTTCCGACGGGAGCCGCCTTCCGGTGGTTTCAGTGA